A portion of the Cryptomeria japonica chromosome 5, Sugi_1.0, whole genome shotgun sequence genome contains these proteins:
- the LOC131052690 gene encoding L-type lectin-domain containing receptor kinase IX.1-like, protein MAYLHKIPLAGLFIVCIIASSSFIHGTDGGTITFHFPPRTNISIDQSADTFFLKDRIELTANHLNDSLKRSHGWAAYNKLIPLWDYSSKALANFSTHFQFSISMVNDSKLTGDGLTFFLAPPGLNSANDSWGECLGLFSAANDGNSSNQIVAVEFDTFKNLPYDPDDNHVGIDVNSRKSKKTFSVNGLYSSTSLKNGKKWEAWVDYDGNKEKLEVFILFNPDGSCASKPASPVLRYDIDLRQFLPQNVQVGFSAPTGNLIETHTVYNWNFSCQYSWEIPNSGANASGSSQRKSFTNIIWRSALACFVGAFCLILFGSWWYMRTRKSNRGGVEESDEEFNNSLRETAQSAREFPYADLSVATNNFNSDQKIGVGGFGSVYRGTLPGTNEAVAIKRISPSSRQGKREYKTEISINSKLSHQNLVKFLGWCHRKGDLLLVYELLPNGSLDKYIFENPEAPLDWDRRYSIACDIASALVYLHEDRHETIVHRDIKASNVMLDLNFKAKLGDFGLARMVERGKGGHTTTAAGTIGYIAPEYVVTGKATREMDVFSFGALSLEITRGRRPADWSLIEHNSRVVEWVWHLHGQHRILDASDEKLGRNFNGGEMERLMKVGLLCSHPDPNARPNMEKVLGILKRGAELPHVPLTFPVAVYGYRIPPENLMSSSVSSSDGIASIIVSTASEMNETL, encoded by the coding sequence ATGGCTTATCTGCATAAAATTCCGTTGGCCGGACTGTTCATCGTTTGTATTATTGCATCGTCGTCTTTCATTCATGGGACGGATGGAGGAACTATTACCTTTCACTTCCCTCCCAGGACCAATATCAGTATCGATCAGTCAGCAGATACTTTCTTTCTGAAGGACAGGATAGAGCTTACTGCCAATCATTTAAATGACAGCCTCAAACGGAGCCATGGATGGGCAGCTTATAATAAGTTAATTCCTCTGTGGGATTATTCCTCTAAAGCTTTGGCAAATTTTTCTACCCATTTTCAATTCTCCATTTCTATGGTTAATGATAGTAAGCTCACCGGGGATGGACTCACTTTCTTCCTGGCACCCCCGGGACTGAACTCTGCGAACGATTCTTGGGGAGAATGTCTTGGCCTGTTTTCAGCTGCAAATGATGGAAACTCATCGAATCAGATTGTTGCTGTGGAGTTCGACACATTCAAGAATCTTCCTTACGATCCGGATGATAACCATGTGGGAATTGACGTCAACAGCAGGAAATCAAAGAAAACCTTTTCAGTAAATGGCCTTTACAGCAGCACGTCTCTCAAGAACGGAAAAAAATGGGAGGCATGGGTGGATTACGATGGTAATAAAGAGAAGCTTGAAGTGTTTATTTTATTTAACCCCGATGGGAGTTGTGCTTCTAAACCTGCAAGTCCAGTCTTGAGGTACGATATAGATCTGCGTCAGTTTCTTCCACAGAACGTACAGGTTGGCTTTTCAGCGCCCACTGGCAACTTAATTGAGACTCACACAGTATACAACTGGAATTTTTCATGTCAATATTCGTGGGAGATTCCAAACTCAGGCGCGAATGCTTCTGGCTCAAGTCAAAGGAAATCTTTTACAAATATAATATGGAGATCCGCCTTGGCCTGTTTCGTTGGCgcattttgtttgattttatttggaAGTTGGTGGTATATGAGGACAAGGAAGAGCAACCGCGGTGGTGTTGAAGAAAGCGATGAGGAATTTAACAACTCGCTTCGCGAAACAGCCCAATCTGCCCGTGAGTTTCCATATGCTGACCTCAGTGTCGCCACGAATAACTTCAACAGCGACCAAAAGATCGGGGTTGGCGGCTTCGGATCTGTGTACAGAGGAACTTTGCCAGGCACAAACGAAGCTGTGGCAATAAAGAGAATATCTCCATCCTCAAGGCAAGGAAAACGTGAATACAAAACAGAAATTAGTATAAACAGTAAGCTGAGTCACCAAAATCTTGTGAAGTTTCTGGGATGGTGCCATCGGAAGGGCGACTTGCTTCTTGTTTACGAGTTACTCCCAAATGGAAGTCtggacaaatatatttttgaaaatccgGAAGCTCCGCTGGATTGGGATCGGAGATACAGCATAGCCTGTGACATAGCCTCAGCTCTGGTTTATCTTCACGAGGATCGGCATGAGACCATTGTGCACAGAGACATCAAAGCGAGCAATGTAATGCTGGATTTAAATTTCAAAGCGAAGCTGGGGGATTTCGGGCTTGCCAGAATGGTGGAACGAGGAAAAGGAGGACATACGACCACTGCAGCGGGTACGATTGGGTATATAGCGCCGGAGTATGTAGTAACTGGAAAGGCCACTCGGGAGATGGATGTGTTCAGCTTTGGAGCCCTGAGTCTCGAAATTACCCGTGGAAGACGACCGGCAGATTGGAGCTTGATTGAACACAATTCCAGAGTGGTGGAATGGGTTTGGCACTTGCATGGACAGCACAGAATCCTTGATGCATCAGATGAGAAACTGGGTAGAAATTTCAATGGTGGGGAAATGGAACGGCTTATGAAAGTGGGATTGTTGTGTTCTCATCCCGATCCCAATGCCAGACCGAATATGGAAAAAGTGCTGGGTATATTGAAAAGAGGTGCTGAGTTGCCTCATGTTCCTCTAACGTTTCCTGTGGCTGTGTATGGTTACCGTATTCCTCCTGAGAACCTGATGTCCTCCTCAGTCTCGAGCTCAGACGGAATCGCTAGCATTATAGTCTCAACTGCGTCTGAAATGAATGAAACTCTCTAG